A single Patagioenas fasciata isolate bPatFas1 chromosome 16, bPatFas1.hap1, whole genome shotgun sequence DNA region contains:
- the PPP1R3D gene encoding protein phosphatase 1 regulatory subunit 3D, producing the protein MEVRGPRRNPSYLSDLYQNMLRAGEAPGQQQQQPPAARTSSCMALRSSSPAKGVPQPNNLQSSTSSSCDPALRPIIRRRARSLPTSPERRKRAAVQCQVPGCQSRMNRVRFADALGLDLTEVKVFQTGEDPSIPLHVLSRLSINSDLWYSGSDLEFTMQCLVPDFQQPADCMDFSSRLQEQQVCLERVTSSDLGLSGTIHVRNVAFEKRVSVRYTFNQWKSLHEVCAHWHRSISEKNGQDQVDVFTFFLPVPPFLLQLCSVVQFAARYQVNGQEYWDNNKGKNYSLTCRTHPLKMPRECEESWIHFI; encoded by the coding sequence ATGGAGGTGCGTGGTCCTCGGAGGAATCCCAGTTACCTCTCTGATCTCTATCAGAACATGTTACGGGCTGGAGAAGCACCgggacaacagcagcagcagcccccagcaGCGCGTACCAGCAGCTGCATGGCTCTTCGGAGCAGTTCCCCAGCCAAGGGGGTACCCCAGCCAAATAACCTTCAGAGTAgcacatcctccagctgtgatccagcGTTACGGCCTATCATACGCCGCCGAGCAAGATCTTTGCCTACATCACCCGAAAGAAGGAAGCGGGCAGCAGTGCAGTGTCAAGTTCCTGGATGCCAGAGTCGCATGAACAGAGTGAGATTTGCTGATGCTTTGGGCTTGGACCTCACTGAAGTGAAAGTCTTCCAGACTGGGGAGGATCCATCGATCCCCTTGCATGTCCTTTCCAGGCTCTCCATAAACTCAGACCTCTGGTACAGCGGCTCAGACTTGGAGTTTACCATGCAGTGCTTGGTCCCTGACTTCCAGCAGCCTGCGGACTGTATGGATTTCTCCTCTCGACTTCAGGAGCAGCAGGTGTGTCTTGAACGAGTGACCAGCTCAGATCTGGGGCTCAGTGGCACCATCCACGTTCGCAATGTTGCTTTTGAGAAGCGGGTGTCTGTGCGATACACCTTCAACCAGTGGAAAAGCCTCCATGAAGTGTGTGCTCATTGGCACAGGAGCATTTCTGAGAAAAATGGGCAGGATCAGGTtgatgttttcactttttttctcccCGTGCCTCCTTTCCTCCTTCAGCTGTGCTCTGTAGTCCAGTTTGCAGCAAGGTACCAAGTCAACGGCCAGGAGTATTGGGATAACAACAAAGGCAAAAACTACAGCCTTACTTGCCGGACTCACCCCCTGAAGATGCCAAGAGAATGTGAGGAGAGCTGGATCCACTTCATCTGA
- the FAM217B gene encoding protein FAM217B isoform X1 translates to MGPGIQEYPLLLHRETQKKESQINENHKGMVNYSNGKSHPSTKGLNKPISHVKSSPGRLGKNVSSATEKTSHDTQDGNQPSIFKKGRNQLDDNTQSKRIASVCTSLHKVQGPKRSLPERRQNEFLMQRIPPSIKSSTQGSFCSVRDVPVPHIYCSKNDQLERNYEEFVAEAGPCSSNWQEASLNEMFLDFQSVQIIKEDAEDDSASDLSDSERIPLPPSPCTPPELILRAEEIDPVCLEHVSDMGFKESEYYYPDFLPPPFNSWDLKQLTVFVNVEGKTELRPKPTGFLEKYIDRLLQLEWLQMQTVQNEKGKAAKARPQTAPGPIHTLKSPGKGKALLNPLPKKQAVPQESVTKLPRSYSGHRGDSYCEESRQLYSHPGRLKLSEGMGCAVSSHRQSGEVRSELKKKTTAKQQLFNVQPSENSSKIQSVGNIRPLKQTPVFNGSAAPIKSLKTYSCTNPKKNGNANNCVPSKKPTGDRKIKPNGTKQTSRKFN, encoded by the exons ATGGGACCAGGCATTCAAGAATATCCCTTACTACTGCACAGAGagacacagaaaaaggaaagccaAATCAATGAAAACCACAAAGGAATGGTAAA TTATAGTAATGGAAAAAGCCATCCAAGCACCAAAGGACTAAATAAACCAATTTCTCATGTGAAATCTTCTCCTGGAAGATTAGGCAAAAATGTATCAAGTGCCACTGAAAAG ACTTCGCATGACACTCAAGATGGAAATCAACCAAGTATTTTtaagaagggaagaaaccagctggATGACAATACTCAGTCAAAAAG GATCGCGAGTGTTTGCACATCACTGCACAAAGTACAAGGACCAAAGAGGAGTCTCCCAGAAAGAAGACAGAATGAATTCCTTATGCAGAGGATTCCTCCTAGCATAAAGAGTAGCACACAAGGTAGTTTCTGTAGCGTTAGAGATGTCCCAGTGCCACATATTTATTGCAGTAAAAACGATCAGTTGGAAAGAAATTATGAAGAATTTGTTGCTGAAGCTGGTCCATGCTCTTCTAACTGGCAAGAAGCATCTCTAAATGAAATGTTTCTTGATTTTCAATCGGTACAAATTATTAAAGAAGATGCTGAAGATGATAGTGCCAGTGATCTCTCTGATTCAGAAAGGATTCCCCTTCCCCCATCTCCATGCACACCGCCAGAACTCAttctcagagctgaagaaattgATCCAGTTTGTTTGGAACATGTCTCTGATATGGGTTTTAAAGAATCAGAATATTACTATCCAGACTTCCTCCCACCCCCTTTCAACTCCTGGGACTTGAAGCAACTGACCGTCTTTGTTAACGTAGAGGGTAAAACTGAACTTCGACCAAAGCCAACAGGATTTCTTGAGAAATACATTGATCGCCTTTTGCAGCTGGAATGGCTGCAAATGCAGACTGTGCAGAACGAGAAAGGCAAGGCAGCCAAAGCCAGGCCTCAGACCGCTCCCGGCCCCATCCACACCCTGAAGAGCCCTGGCAAAGGCAAAGCGTTGCTCAACCCTTTGCCTAAAAAGCAAGCGGTTCCCCAAGAAAGTGTTACAAAGCTGCCCAGAAGCTACTCAGGTCACAGGGGAGATTCATACTGTGAAGAAAGTCGCCAGTTATATTCTCATCCGGGTCGCTTGAAACTTTCTGAGGGAATGGGATGTGCAGTGTCTTCTCACAGACAATCTGGTGAGGTCAGGagtgaactgaaaaaaaagacgACTGCAAAGCAACAGCTTTTCAATGTGCAGCCCTCTGAGAACAGTTCCAAAATTCAAAGTGTCGGTAATATCAGACCCCTTAAGCAAACCCCAGTATTTAATggttcagctgctcccatcaaAAGCTTAAAAACATACTCATGTACAAATCCAAAGAAGAATGGCAATGCCAACAATTGTGTTCCTTCTAAAAAACCAACAGGGgacaggaaaataaaaccaaatggcACGAAGCAAACATCACGCAAATTTAACTGA
- the FAM217B gene encoding protein FAM217B isoform X2 translates to MKTTKECYSNGKSHPSTKGLNKPISHVKSSPGRLGKNVSSATEKTSHDTQDGNQPSIFKKGRNQLDDNTQSKRIASVCTSLHKVQGPKRSLPERRQNEFLMQRIPPSIKSSTQGSFCSVRDVPVPHIYCSKNDQLERNYEEFVAEAGPCSSNWQEASLNEMFLDFQSVQIIKEDAEDDSASDLSDSERIPLPPSPCTPPELILRAEEIDPVCLEHVSDMGFKESEYYYPDFLPPPFNSWDLKQLTVFVNVEGKTELRPKPTGFLEKYIDRLLQLEWLQMQTVQNEKGKAAKARPQTAPGPIHTLKSPGKGKALLNPLPKKQAVPQESVTKLPRSYSGHRGDSYCEESRQLYSHPGRLKLSEGMGCAVSSHRQSGEVRSELKKKTTAKQQLFNVQPSENSSKIQSVGNIRPLKQTPVFNGSAAPIKSLKTYSCTNPKKNGNANNCVPSKKPTGDRKIKPNGTKQTSRKFN, encoded by the exons ATGAAAACCACAAAGGAATG TTATAGTAATGGAAAAAGCCATCCAAGCACCAAAGGACTAAATAAACCAATTTCTCATGTGAAATCTTCTCCTGGAAGATTAGGCAAAAATGTATCAAGTGCCACTGAAAAG ACTTCGCATGACACTCAAGATGGAAATCAACCAAGTATTTTtaagaagggaagaaaccagctggATGACAATACTCAGTCAAAAAG GATCGCGAGTGTTTGCACATCACTGCACAAAGTACAAGGACCAAAGAGGAGTCTCCCAGAAAGAAGACAGAATGAATTCCTTATGCAGAGGATTCCTCCTAGCATAAAGAGTAGCACACAAGGTAGTTTCTGTAGCGTTAGAGATGTCCCAGTGCCACATATTTATTGCAGTAAAAACGATCAGTTGGAAAGAAATTATGAAGAATTTGTTGCTGAAGCTGGTCCATGCTCTTCTAACTGGCAAGAAGCATCTCTAAATGAAATGTTTCTTGATTTTCAATCGGTACAAATTATTAAAGAAGATGCTGAAGATGATAGTGCCAGTGATCTCTCTGATTCAGAAAGGATTCCCCTTCCCCCATCTCCATGCACACCGCCAGAACTCAttctcagagctgaagaaattgATCCAGTTTGTTTGGAACATGTCTCTGATATGGGTTTTAAAGAATCAGAATATTACTATCCAGACTTCCTCCCACCCCCTTTCAACTCCTGGGACTTGAAGCAACTGACCGTCTTTGTTAACGTAGAGGGTAAAACTGAACTTCGACCAAAGCCAACAGGATTTCTTGAGAAATACATTGATCGCCTTTTGCAGCTGGAATGGCTGCAAATGCAGACTGTGCAGAACGAGAAAGGCAAGGCAGCCAAAGCCAGGCCTCAGACCGCTCCCGGCCCCATCCACACCCTGAAGAGCCCTGGCAAAGGCAAAGCGTTGCTCAACCCTTTGCCTAAAAAGCAAGCGGTTCCCCAAGAAAGTGTTACAAAGCTGCCCAGAAGCTACTCAGGTCACAGGGGAGATTCATACTGTGAAGAAAGTCGCCAGTTATATTCTCATCCGGGTCGCTTGAAACTTTCTGAGGGAATGGGATGTGCAGTGTCTTCTCACAGACAATCTGGTGAGGTCAGGagtgaactgaaaaaaaagacgACTGCAAAGCAACAGCTTTTCAATGTGCAGCCCTCTGAGAACAGTTCCAAAATTCAAAGTGTCGGTAATATCAGACCCCTTAAGCAAACCCCAGTATTTAATggttcagctgctcccatcaaAAGCTTAAAAACATACTCATGTACAAATCCAAAGAAGAATGGCAATGCCAACAATTGTGTTCCTTCTAAAAAACCAACAGGGgacaggaaaataaaaccaaatggcACGAAGCAAACATCACGCAAATTTAACTGA